The DNA segment GGACATTGTCAATGAAGTAAATGGGGATGTAAGAACTGAATGGGTAACCATTAACTATGATTATTTGCCAAAGTATTGTAAAGAGTGCAAGTTACAAGGCCATGACATGCTTGAATGTTGGAGAATTAATCCTGATTTAAGGGAAAGCAAAAATGTCCAGCAGTAGGAAAATGTCAAAAATGTGAAACAAGGCACTAATAAACATGCAAAACATGATGCTCCTTTGATGATCCTTACTAGTGGTAAGGTAGTTGGTAATGCATGCCCTCAATGGAAGGAAGTTCGCGATAATAGGGGACTAAACAAAGGCAAACAATCTAAAGGTACTACGGCAGAAGGGAAAGAAATAGTTCTTGTTAACAATACAGCTGTGACAAAACAAATACAAACAACCAACAAATTTATAGTTCTAAAAATTGAAAATGGTGAGATCAATGAAGGTAACCAATTTGCAGTTGTGGGGGAAACTCCAGTTAAAAAAACCACAGGCAATAATGATATTCAGCAAAATAATTCCACAACAGTTGTAGAGAATGAGTCAGAGGAGCAGGAATTTGATTTTTCAACTCGACAAATAGTACAAAAGGTAACTTCTCCTAGCTCATCTAGGAGACAATCATCCAATACACAACCCAAGAAACTGAACCCTGCAGCACCTACTTTCAATCCTACAACAATAAAAATCATGCAGCAAATAGGGAACTAACAGCTGATTGTGTACAAAAAGATTTGGGGAATGAGCAACATTTTCACAATGAGTCAACTGCCCATTAGGTACAAATGGCATTCAAAAATAATGTAGTTCAAGTCAATACTTCATGTCAAGACATTCCTTCACAGGACACCAAAGTTGAACAACAAGTAGCaaacaacaaagaaaatgaatttgttGAAGATACAGATTTTGAGAAATTCATgaccaatgaaaaagaaaaatgggcaGGAGGGAGATTATGGCTCAACCAAACATAGGAAGACTTAGTAGATGGTCAGATTCCAGATACAATGCATAGTGATGAAGAATTTGGAGgaaatgaagtggaagatgagGATCAAAGTGTTAATGGTAATGCCAATGCAATCAATATTCAAAACATAAGTGAATGCACAAATGCAACAACAGAAAAGACAAAAGAGGGGAACATTAATATTATAGATCCAGGAGGGACTTCACATAATGCTCTTAGTAATGCCTTGAAAGAAGCTGAAAATGCAGACAAGAAACAAGACGAGCTATGACAGTGCAGGTTTATGCAAGAAGTACTGTTCCTTTGAGCACAGTGCAGGATGTAGCAGGAAGTAACGTTCCATTGAATAATACAATGCTGTTGACCAATGAACGTGCTGAAAAAGATGCAGAACTTATCAACCAGGCAGAGGATATTGTTACATCAAAAGAAGCGGTAGAAGCACATGATCAAGTTAACCATGAAGAACTTAAAGGTAGAGACATGGATGAGGAATCCACTGCACAAAAATTCCTTAATGTTGTCAAGCAGGGAGATCTGTCGCCAAGGCTTATTGAACTAGTAAAATCTGCaacaaagggaaaaaagaaacagTCAAAAGAGACTTCTATTGTCCCAGTCAGTGGAGTACAAACAAGGAGAATActgtccaaatcccaaaacatttaaTGGATGCCATTATATGGAATGTCAGGTCAGTAAACACAATGCAAGCATTTGAAAGGCTGATTACAATGAACAAAAAACATCATTTTTAGTTCATAGGAATCCTTGAACCTATGCAACAGTCTCACAAAATGGAGAGGTATAAAGCAAGAATTGGTTTGGCACAGGCTGTGGTGAATGTGTCAAACAAGATTTGGGCTTTTATTGATGAAATTTTTGAGGTTTCTATTTTATATAACATGACTCAACAACTGACTTTGAGATTGATGCACTCTGAAACACATGTTGAGCTCATCCTTACACTAGTCTATGCCAAATGTGATCGCACTGAAAGAATAGAACTATGGGATACTTTGTATGCAATGGCATCAGATATAACAGTACCTTGGCTAGTTGGAGGCAACTTTAATGTGATAAGGGATGAGGAAGAGAAATATGGGGGATTGCCAGTTTCACTCATTGAAGTAGATGACTTCAGACACTGCATCAATACCTGCAACTTGACAGACTTGGGTTTTAAAGGAagcatatttacatggtggaatggaagATCAGAGGAGGActgcatttttaaaatattggaCAGATGTTTTGGCAATAATGAATTGCAACAGACCTTTCTTGGATGGGAGATAACTCACCTATCCAAAATTGGGTCTGATCATTGCCCAATGCTGCTGAAATGTGATATAGAAACTGCGCCAATTAGGAAGTCATTCAGATTTCTTAACTTCTGGACGAAGCATGAAACCTTCAAAGATGTAGTAAAGGAGAATTGGAATGTTGATTTTAGTGCTAACCCTTTCTGCATTTTAACTACaagttaaagaagcttaaacaAGCACTATCTACCTGGAGAGGAGATACATATGGGGATATATTCCAGAAGATTGCAAGCCTTAAGGAGGTGGTTATGGTTCATGAAAGACAATTTGAAGTCAATCATACACAGATGAATAGACAAAGATTACAACAGGTCCAAGCTGAAATGATTAAATATCTTGCATTAGAAGAAGAATTTTGGAGACAAAAAGCTGGCATGTTATGGTTCAAAGATGGCGATAGAAACACTAAATTCTTCCATGCCCAAGTTAATGGGCGAAGGAAGAGACTGAAATTATCAAGGATCCAGAATAACCTTGGTAACTGGATTGAAGAAGATCATTTAATAGCAGAAGAAGCAATAAAGTTCTACAAGGATCAATTTACAGAGAGTGCAGTTCCAAATGATTTTTATATTCTAAATCATGTACCTTCAATGGTAGATAGTGATCAACATGAAAGATTGATGGCTTTGCCTTCTAATGAAGAAGTGAAGAACACAGTTATGGGATTGAATGGGGACTCAACCGGTGGACCGGATGGACTCACTGGAGCCTTTTACCAAACATGCTGGGATATTATTGAAGAAAATGTAGTAAGATGGTCAAGGCTTTCTTTTGCGGTCAGCAGTTGCCAAGGAGTGTGACACACACAAACCTTATTTTattaccaaagaaaaaagaagttatgaCCTTTGCAGACATGAGACCAATCAGTCTTAACAACTTTGCTAACAAGATTTTCTCTAGGGTTATTCATGAGAGGTTTGTTCAATTATTACCAAACATAATCTCAGAGGAACAGGCAGGTTTTGTGAAGGGCAGAAGCATAGTTGAGAACGTACTGCTAACTCAAGAAATCATTAAGGATATCAGGTTGAGAACAAAAACAGGTCCAAACGTTGTGATTAAGCTTGATATGACAAATGCTTATGATAGGCTATCATGGCTATTCCTGACCaaaatactaaggaaaatgggatTTCCTGAAGCTCTTATTGGCTTGATCTTTGATTTGATTGGGAACAATTGGTACTCTATTCTTATAAATGGTCATCCTAATGGTTTCTTCTAATCATTGAGAGGAGTTAAACAGGGTGACCCTTTGTCACCAATTCTATTCATTCTAAAAGCAGAACCACTTTCTTGAGGATTGAATTCACTACACACTAACCTGTATTTCTGTGGATTTGAAATGCCAAAATGGAGCCcaaaaacaaatcatctatcATACGCTGATAATATGATCATTTTCTGCTCTTCTGATGAAACTTCATTGAGACTTGTGATGGAGGTTTTGCAAGCTTATGAACCATCATCTGGTCAACTGgtgaacaaagccaaatcagcCATATACCTGCATCATTTAACGAATAATGAGGTGATTAACAAGGTGGAAAGGATTACAGGTATACGAAGACAATGTTTCCCTATGACCTATCTTGGTTGTCCTATTTTTTATGCAAGAAGAAGGGGAGAGTATTACCAGGTATTAATCACCAAGGTTATGGACAAATTGCAGTCATGGAAAGGAAAACTCTTTTCTGTAGGAGGTAGAGCTGTTTTGATCGCAGATGTCCTGTAAAGTATCCCAATTCATATGTTGTCAGCAGTTAATCCACCAAGTTATGTGATCAACAAATTACATAGCATTTTTGCCAAGTTTTTCTGGAGCAGCAATTTGGAAGGTAGCACTAGACATTGGGCTTCTTGGACTAACCTTTGTATGCCTTATGAGGAGGGCGGCATAGGTTTCAGGTCCCTACATGATGTATCCAAGGCACTATTCTGCAAATTGTGGTGGAATTTCAGGAGTAAGCCCAGTTTGTGGAGTTCTTTTATGAGTCAAAAGTACTACAAGAAACTGAATGCAGTAATTGTACCTTGGAAGCAAGGATCCCACGTGTGGAGAAAAATGCTAGAATGCAGGGACTTGATTGAGCATCAAATCTACTGGAAACTGAGAATGGGATCAGCTCTATTTTGGTACGACAATTGGACTGAGATGGGAGCCTTATATTTTCAAGTACCTGCAGAGTTTGGTATCGATGAGGATATTCATAATGTAAATGATCTGGTTGAATATGGTATGTGGAATGTGGATAAAATGTTTGAGAGCCTACCAGAAGATTTGGCACACCATATTGTGTAGAATATTAGACCACCAACTGAAAGTTCACAGTTAGATACTCCTTTCTGGATGCTTGAAACAAGGGGACATTTTACAGTAAAGTCTGCATGGGATTACCTGCGAAGAAGAACCAACCCAAGATTAGCTTACAAGATGATATGGGTAAAAGGTTTACCTTTCAAGATATCCTTCTTCCTGTGGAAGGTATGGAAAGCCAAACTGCCACTTGATGATTTCTTGTGTAAACTAGGATACTCCATGCCATCTAAATGTTGGTGTTGTGCTGATCCTAAGGAGGAGTCATTACTACATTTGTTCTTCAAATCCAATGCAGCTAGAAGTGTTTGGACTTACTTCCTGAGGAGAGCAGGAATGGCATTAGATGGGTTGCCATTACATGCATTGTATGGGAACTTTTGAAGAGAAGAAACAGTTTGAAATATAGAGAAGCAGTATCAGTGAGCAGAGTAATTTACCTGGTGTCATCTACTATGCAAGCACTGGTACAACTGAAAAAGCCTGGACTACATGTGCCCCAAAAGTGGCTGGAGTTACTGACAATGATGGAGCAATACACACCTCGACTGAAATATGATAAAGTTTTATGGGAATTTCCTTCAAGAGGATGGATCAAAGTGAATACGGATGGAGCATGTAGAGGGAACCTAGGAAGGAGTTCAATTGGTTTCTGCATAAGGGATGAGGTAGGTGATTGATATATGCAGAAGGAAGGGAGATTTCTGAAGGAACCAACAATGATTCAGAAGCGGTGGCTATTGTGGAGGCATTGAAGATGTGCAAAAATCTTAATTATTTTCAGATATGGCTGCAGACAGATTCTATGCTATTAAAGAAAATTATAGAGGAATCATAGAAGCCTCCTTGGTATATTACTGAACATGTAGAGGAGATTTTAAGATTGAAGGAACAAAGTATCATCAAGGTCACACACATATtcagagaagggaatacattagcagaccaccttgctaaTTTTGCTCTAGATGAAGGAAATACTGAATGCCATGGTTTCTGGGATATGGACTCAAAAGGAAGGAGGATTATTAACGAAGATCAGATGCGATGTACTTAAATAAGAGTGAAGGTTGCAAGGAATTAGGAGGAAAAATGGGAAGGAACAAAACCAAAAAGGAGATAAATATGGAgtggaacaaaggcaaaatgaggAGGAGAAACGGAAAGGACTTAACTGATCAGCAGGGTCGAATCCTATGGGAAGATATCTTGATGATCATCTGTTATACTAACATTTGGTGTTTCTGTGCAGGAAATGGTAATGTGGAAATGACTTATCATGATTGTCAATTTCAATGGGTGGTATTAATACATGGTACTCAATCCCTTGAAAGAGATATTATGATATGCACAAGCAGGTAACAAAGGAACAGAATGCCCAACTCTTTTACATGGGGCAGTGAAGTTGAGTCTAATGCACAAGTTGTGATACAACCTCGAGTATCACAATGCTTATGGCATTCAGTTCAGCAACATTTCGACACAACATCCGATAAAGAACAAAAGCACTATAATAATCGAGGACAATAGGAATGGCTAAAGTCATTGGAAACACATCCAACATGGGGTGCTCGCATGACTTCATTTCCTTGGATATACAACCGGCATGTTGCAGAAATGTCTACTTTCGAGGAGAATATGGCCATTAAACAAAAACCAACGCAGCATTTCTTTTTGTGTAATGCACGCCTGTTTCGAAAAAGACAATCGCAACTTATGTTTTGTGTAATGCACACCTGTCTCGTTGGATGTTATGCATGCctgtttccttgggaatattcAGAGTTCCAGACCAATAAACCATGCCTGTTTCGTTGGATGTTATGCACGCCTGTGGAAAGATGCACGCATGGCTGCAggctgatttcaaaacaaaagcaGCGGGGGCGTGCTTTTTTGGGAGGCCATTTTAAATTCCAACAAGGATGCACGACTGTTTTGACATGAAATTGCACGCTGGAATTGTTTCTCTCATTGCTGGAGATGCACGCATGGCCTAAGCATGGGGTGAGCCTGACTTTGAAGAAAGGCGTCCAGCAAGAAGGCATGCGCATGGGGTCTTGACAACAAAAACTGGGACATGTTTTATTGGGATTGCTTTGGACATTTGAGCATGCACTTGATTTGCACAATTCTAGAAAAGATGGACTACACCATGTGCGACCACAGGGATGCAATTTGGAAAGAATCTTGATGCATGCATGGATACTGGCAGCATTCAAAACAAAAGTTGTTGGGGCGTGTCTTTTTGGGATgacattttaaaataaaatagggATACACACCTGTTTTCAAATGGAATTACGCACTGGAAATGCAACGCACGCTGGACAATGAATTGGAATTTGCTACTTTGGTATTGCATGTTTTCTCACATTACTGGAGATGAACGCATGGCATATGCATGGGGTGAGCTTGACTTGGAAGAAAGGTGGTCAGACTGGATAATCGTCTGCCTCTTTTGCGACTATATTGGGAATGGGATAGCGCATGTTATGACAGTTCATGGATACAACTGTATTAAATGAAAGCATGATTTCGAGAAGCAAGCTATGTGTTCGACAAAAGCTGTAATTAAATAATAGGATGCCAGCTCGGTTTCGACAAGCAGAAGAGGATGCACAAACAATAAACATGAGCAATTTTACACTAAGAACTTGCTCGAAAAGCAGCATTTCTCAGTGGGATGGACATTTTATTTGGCATCAGACTTTGAAGGGTAAAGATCAAGGCGCAAACACTGGGACCAATATCTGGTGGATCAGGAGGGCTTGCACAAAGATACATCATCACGAAAGTTTGGCAGAATCAAGAATCAAGAATTCAAATGCACGGCGGCTATACAAGCAAAATCTAGGCAGTGGCTACATGGTTAAGAGCCTATATGTGCAA comes from the Nicotiana sylvestris chromosome 4, ASM39365v2, whole genome shotgun sequence genome and includes:
- the LOC104248527 gene encoding uncharacterized protein codes for the protein MTVQVYARSTVPLSTVQDVAGSNVPLNNTMLLTNERAEKDAELINQAEDIVTSKEAVEAHDQVNHEELKGRDMDEESTAQKFLNVVKQGDLSPRLIELVKSATKGKKKQSKETSIVPFIGILEPMQQSHKMERYKARIGLAQAVVNVSNKIWAFIDEIFEVSILYNMTQQLTLRLMHSETHVELILTLVYAKCDRTERIELWDTLYAMASDITVPWLVGGNFNVIRDEEEKYGGLPVSLIEVDDFRHCINTCNLTDLGFKGSIFTWWNGRSEEDCIFKILDRCFGNNELQQTFLGWEITHLSKIGSDHCPMLLKCDIETAPIRKSFRFLNFWTKHETFKDVVKENWNLKKLKQALSTWRGDTYGDIFQKIASLKEVVMVHERQFEVNHTQMNRQRLQQVQAEMIKYLALEEEFWRQKAGMLWFKDGDRNTKFFHAQVNGRRKRLKLSRIQNNLGNWIEEDHLIAEEAIKFYKDQFTESAVPNDFYILNHVPSMVDSDQHERLMALPSNEEVKNTVMGLNGDSTGGPDGLTGAFYQTCWDIIEENVVRWSRLSFAVSSCQGV